One Natator depressus isolate rNatDep1 chromosome 6, rNatDep2.hap1, whole genome shotgun sequence DNA window includes the following coding sequences:
- the LOC141989158 gene encoding protein NYNRIN-like isoform X1, with product MPSASVNYIALDQSPLPMLNAADWQEAQRQDIDIRDTLLAKREGRSPAAVVPPNPEGKLLLREWTKLKLIQGVLHRMTTDPLQKQRAQLVLPKKYRALAMRALHDDFGHLGMERTLELIRSRFYWPRMAEDVRRKCETCARCVQRKTLPTRAAYLKNITSNKPLELVCIDFLSVEVDKRKVGNILVVTDHFTRYAQAYPTRDQRATTVARVLWDKYFSVYGFPARIHSDQGRDFESHLLKEVLKIAGVKKSRTTPYHPQGDPQPERFNRTLLDMLGTLRPEQKATWSQHVAFLVHAYNATKNDATGVTPYLLMFGREPRLPIDLCFGVSEDGDSYETHQQYVSRLREKLRDAYRLATAAARKNADRNKHRYDARVRSQELQPGDRVLLRNLGIAGKHKIADRWKAMPYLVMEKLGDLPVYKIKPEDGPGQIKTVHRNLLLPVGELVSIPYETGHNRAAGQNRGARPKPPSNTDSGPPAANLPLFCTSESESEEEDTTLVYPGMETRFQTQSAEPNESFPSSALNPMAELFRPLSDTPVPLMRPPCDDTHRLLDNGDTQVEDALGTLDPPALELGVQGPTPVAEGPSREASPSVTQENVPPTSATESLNRRDRVIRPVKRLTYDAPGVTSEEPIHLAHRLVEAKVGFLRPFGGNQ from the coding sequence atgccttctgcttcagtgaactatattgcattggaccaatctcctttgcccatgctcaatgcagctgactggcaagaagcccagcggcaagatattgacattcgtgatacactacttgccaaaagggaggggcgaagcccagctgcggttgtcccacctaacccggagggtaaactactattgagagaatggaccaaactaaaactgattcagggagtgctacaccgaatgaccactgaccctttacaaaaacaacgagcacaactagtgctgccaaaaaagtacagagccctggccatgagggctctgcatgatgactttgggcatttagggatggagaggaccctggaacttattcgtagtaggttctattggccccgaatggctgaagatgttcgcaggaaatgtgagacttgtgctcgatgtgttcaaaggaaaactctgcccacgagggctgcatatctcaagaacatcaccagcaacaaacctttggaattggtatgcattgatttcttgtctgtagaggtagacaagaggaaggttgggaacattctagtagtgactgaccattttacacggtatgcacaggcatatcccacacgtgatcagagggccaccaccgtcgctcgagtattgtgggacaaatatttctcagtctatggattcccggctcggatacactctgatcaggggcgggattttgagagtcaccttctgaaggaggtgctgaagatagcaggagtcaaaaagtctaggacaacgccttatcacccccaaggtgatcctcagccagagaggttcaaccgaaccctattagatatgttgggaactttgcgaccagagcagaaggcaacctggagccagcatgtcgcatttctggtgcatgcctacaatgccacaaagaacgatgctacgggggtcaccccatatctcttgatgtttgggcgagaaccaagattacccatagacttgtgctttggtgtatcagaggatggagatagctatgaaactcaccagcaatatgtatcccgactaagggaaaagctgcgggatgcttatcgcttagctaccgctgcggctcggaagaacgcagaccgcaacaaacatcgatatgatgctagagtgcgttcgcaggagctccagccgggggacagagtcctgctgcgaaatttgggtattgctggcaaacacaagatagctgacagatggaaggcaatgccttacctggtgatggaaaagctgggagatctgccggtctacaagatcaaacctgaagacggcccagggcaaataaagacggtgcatagaaaccttttgctccctgtgggggaattggtaagcatcccttatgagacgggccacaacagggcagccgggcagaacagaggtgctagaccaaagccgccatccaacacagacagcgggccccctgcagctaacttacccctattctgcacatctgagagtgagtctgaggaggaagacacaaccctggtgtatcctgggatggagacaagatttcagactcaatcagctgaaccaaacgagagttttccctcttccgccctaaaccccatggcggaattatttaggcccctttctgacaccccggtgccgctgatgagacccccctgtgatgacacacacaggttattggacaatggagacacacaggtagaggatgccctgggcaccttggaccctccagcgttagaactaggagtgcaggggcctacgccagtagccgagggaccctccagggaagcctctccatccgtcactcaagagaatgttccccctacctcggcaacagagagtctcaatagacgagacagggtgataagaccagtgaaacggttaacttatgatgcacctggggtgactagtgaggagccaatacatttagcacacaggcttgtggaagctaaagtgggcttcctgaggccctttggaggaaaccaatga